Proteins encoded within one genomic window of Salmo trutta chromosome 11, fSalTru1.1, whole genome shotgun sequence:
- the LOC115202404 gene encoding GTPase IMAP family member 7-like, producing the protein MLQNMTEKRIVLLGKTGAGKSAAGNTILGTRLFKSQLRSISVTKDCDKKREMVCGQSLAVIDTPGLFDTKFTQEEAIEKITMCINLSSPGPHVFLIVIKLGRFTEEEQKTVKMIQKLFGDKASKYTMVLFTHGDKLQDGTIEEFLSGNPNLVSLVDQCNGGYHVFNNKDKNPSQVTELLEKINNMVMMNGGSHYTTEMFQEAEREIEEEKNRILRENEEKRNKEEENLKKIFEGEALEKARMELREKHEREAREKAERMNTAARYLGAAGSVAASGATIGGVIGGPPGAVVGAVAGAIAGVIPVLVLDYVCCIQ; encoded by the exons ATGCTCCAAAACATGACTG AGAAACGGATTGTGCTGTTGGGGAAGACTGGTGCTGGGAAGAGTGCAGCAGGAAACACAATCCTGGGGACGAGATTGTTCAAATCACAATTACGTTCCATCTCTGTGACTAAAGATTGtgataagaaaagagaaatggtGTGTGGGCAGAGTCTGGCTGTTATTGACACCCCAGGGTTGTTTGACACAAAGTTTACACAGGAGGAAGCAATAGAAAAGATCACAATGTGCATCAACCTCTCTTCTCCGGGTCCTCATGTGTTCCTGATTGTGATCAAGCTGGGAAGATTCACTGAAGAGGAGCAGAAAACAGTGAAGATGATTCAGAAACTCTTCGGTGACAAAGCATCAAAATACACCATGGTTCTCTTCACACATGGAGACAAACTTCAGGATGGAACAATTGAAGAATTTCTGTCTGGAAATCCAAATCTAGTAAGCTTAGTTGACCAATGCAATGGGGGATATCACGTCTTCAACAACAAAGATAAGAATCCCTCCCAGGTCACTGAGCTGCTTGAGAAGATAAACAACATGGTCATGATGAATGGAGGAAGCCATTACACCACTGAGATGTTCcaggaggctgagagagagattgaagaggAGAAGAACAGGATCttgagagagaatgaagagaagAGAAACAAAGAGGAGGAGAATCTGAAGAAAATATTTGAAGGAGAGGCTCTGGAGAAAGCAAGAATGGAGCTGAGGGAAAAACATGAAAGAGAGGCTCGAGAGAAAGCTGAAAGAATGAACACAGCTGCGCGTTATCTAGGTGCTGCAGGTTCTGTTGCTGCAAGTGGAGCTACTATTGGAGGTGTTATTGGAGGACCACCTGGTGCAGTAGTGGGTGCGGTAGCAGGAGCTATCGCTGGAGTAATTCCTGTGTTGGTTTTAGACTACGTTTGCTGTattcaataa